Within the Pseudorasbora parva isolate DD20220531a chromosome 20, ASM2467924v1, whole genome shotgun sequence genome, the region GGATGCGCTGCTGTTGGAGGCTGGATTTCTGGCTGTGCTCATCGCTCCGCTGGGTTTGCTGCTCGGCCGCTCCCCTCACAGGTACCACGACTCTGTGACCTTTTGGTTGACCCGCTGGCTGTTCTTCCGGCTGACCTTCTGCACGGGTGCGAGTAAGCTGGCCAGTGGCGACCCTGCGTGGTACAACCTGTCAGGTATATTGAATcatttttaacatgatttattcTGTATTAGGTGAGATCAGTTCGTTAGTGCTCATCATGCCGCCCACTCTTATTCATGAGAAATCTTATATGGTGCTGTGTTTTGGAAATTCACCCCATAAATGATTCATGTTATATAAAACAGTCATGGGTATATGGATTTGAAAATCTAGTGACTTATATATTTGAATTTGCATAAAGTAATGGTAAAAATAGACACTCGGTGTGAGGTAGACATTGGCTGTCTGTGTGGGACAAACTGACTCCTGTATAGATTACAGTGTTTTTCAAAACTCGAGCATCTCTTTTGCAGCTCTGAGTCATCATTTCGAGAACCTGATGAGTCCCACTCCTTTGGCCTGGTATGTCCACCAGCTCCCTGATTGGCTGCTGAGATTAGGAGCTGTGGTTGTGTTGCAGTGCGAGATCACCGTTCCTCTCATGACGTTCTTTGCTCCCATTCGCCGCTTGAGACTGTTCAGCTTTTATGTTCaggtttgttgtgtgtgtgtgtgtatttgtgtgtgcttGCATTTAACAGATATCGGCATCCCTTCTATTGAAAATAGTTTTTCTGAATTTAACAGTTTTTACTTAGCTTGTTGACATTTTTAGTGGCCCTactacaatatttttattttaagatttttatGTCAATGtagttatttaaatattttatattattgtgtgtgtctcgctcgctcgctctctaTCTAGCTATCCCCCGCACACTTAtttaataatatgaaatatttaaatagtcAAACCCAGATTTATTCAGTTGCCTTCAATATTATCAGTTTTTTTCACTGTACTTTAGAAAATAGTAATAAAATCAGAGTTAAATTTTGTCGGAACAACttaatcttgataatgtcagataacttcaATAGAAAGGCATGTAATGGTtcacaatcaaccaatcagctgttaaatttaagaaCACAATTAGAAAAtaccaatgaccaagcaatgcttcattgtGATCAGTCTGTGGTGTCAACGGTCGCATTGGGCAATTAAAGAAAAAGCACTTCAGCAAATGGTCAGGTGCAGGTTTTGGGTATAAAATGCCacagttttctttattttgctatcctcacttacataaattaactatagtgtcctgcacctGCTAGCAAAAAATATctagtgtctgaataatttgtgtgtgagtgtatttgTGCATGCGTTTGTCAGCCTTTTCCTTTATCTTTTTTTCCACTTAAACCtctttttatatcattttttttgtcaGCTGTTTCTTCAGCTCTGCCACATCCTCACTGGTAACTGCAGTCTTCTGAACCTGCTGAGCATCGCCCTGAGCTTCTCACTGCTGGATGATGATCACTTCAACTCCAGTGCTGTTCCGAAGAAGAAGAAGGGCCAGGAAAAAAAGTCCAGGAGTATGATCGCATATCTCTAACTTCTGATTTGTGCAGTTTCTGCAATTTTATAATGATCTGATTAAGGGGCTCATTAATGCAATCTCAGTAAAATGCCTTCTGCCTGTAACAAACTAGTGTTCAGTGTGTGACGATTCCAACACGCTTCTGAGCTTTAATTTGAGTGAATGTCTGCTTTTCAGCCTGCGCACAGACTTTGCACTGTGTTGTGGCTGTGCTGGTGGAGTTTGCTGTCTACCTGTTCATCCTGATCACTACAGTTATTCTCTTCAAGCTGCAGATCAACTGGGAAAACAAGACTGTGTCAGCCAAAACCAGTGAGTCCTCTAGTGTGAACTATAAAACTAATTTGCAATGAGTTTTAGTTTCGTAAACATTTTATAAAGTGTAAACTTAgaatttaattgtttttaaaatgttaggATGGATCTCAATGCATGTGTGGGAGGGGGATGCAAAAATATTTAGTTATATTTGTGCATTAGGAAAGGTTTTAATGAGAACATGCtgcaaaaaaaaagctaaagtgCTAAAAATTATAAGAGTATGCAAGATTATAGCACTTCTTTTGATGGTGAGGTGAAATATGACCGTCTCGTGTTCTTGGCACATTTTGTGAGATTGAGCCATCAACCTGCTTTAAACTGATTGGTTGTTCAAGTATGTTTTGTGATATGATATGAAACTTATTCGGCTATGTAAACAAGGCAAAATATCACCAACAGTTGCATCACTAAATTAAATTGTTAGTAAATGTATTCATTACTGCTTTCTTTCAGGTTTCACTCAAACAGAATTTGATGAATTTCTGAAGCATGTTCAGGCCCCCACCATCTGGATTGGTGTGTTGTCGTTCACCTGGGAAGTGGTGGCCGCCATGCTAATGTAAGCCTCGTCAGGATTGATTTTTCGTGTGTGTGGTCCTGGTAAACCATACATCGTGgagaccaaatgtccccacaaggatggCAATGCCAGACATTTTTGACCTTGTGTGGACTTTTGGTTCATATGAGGAAATGTATTAATCaaactaaatgttttttgaTAATGTAATAATGCGGAAAGTTTTCTGtcatgggtagggttaggggacagaatatacagtttgtacagtataacaaTTATAACGTCTATAAAAAGCTCAGTGTGTGTACAAAAATTAAAGATTTAGAACTTCAGCCCATGATTTTGAAATCTCACATCTGTTTCCtttgtcaggtgtgtgtgtgcacgagGCATCGTCAGCAAGCTGTGGTCCCTCATCCAGTGGGCGGTCATCACGGCGGCTGCGGTGGCCATCTTTTCCCTCAGTATGGTGAGATACATGTCCTACACATGCAAATGTAATGACTGATgtgcgatatatatatatattttttttgacaGCTTTCGTTTCATCCGGTCATATTGATAATGTCTGATTAATGTCTAATGTCAGGTCAACTGTCTGAAATGTTACATAACTGCACAAATTACTTTACATTTTGTTtcctgcaacaacaaaaaagttataACATTGTAACTATAATTTGTATTGATGTTTTTCTTTGTATTTCTCCAGTTTTAATTACACTCAAGCAATACAGTGCCCTCTGCTGTCCATAACCATTAAAAACATGCTCTTTATAGACCAGAGGGCCTCTGCACAGCTCCACAAGATGccataaaattatttaaaatataagaaaaataaaatgcaatatttGCTCTTTTAATTGATTTGCTCAGcacataatttttttctcatttaaaaACTAGGATTTCCACAATCTTGGAAAAAATTCCTCATATACAGGTTAAGTTTTATTTTTCTAGACCTGAAAAAGTCATTAAAATTGATCAAATCCCATGTCATGGGCGTTTCTATAACAAATATATTGTCAAACTATATTTTTTGGGTAGAAATTGctgttttaaattattatttgtgagtagaaaaaaacttaaaatcaTGTAAAATAAATGGCCTTCAAATATTAGCATAAGGGGATGATCGGAGTCAGAAAGGTTGAGAAGCGCTGTGGTGCACTGAACTGGAAATGTcacatttttactgcatttctaTGCAAATACATGTGTGTTGGTGTTTCCTCTCAGGTTCCATACACAGCCATGTCTGGCATGTCGGTATTTCCTGTGGTGCAAGAGGCGTACAGCGCCATAGAGGGGTACCAGCTGGTCGGGGCATACGGGATCCGGCACAGAATGGTCTCCACTGAGGGCAGGCCTGAGATCATTTTAGAGGGAAGCTATGATGGGCTAAAATGGACGGTGAGAAGGACATGGGAACAGTTGCCATTCTACAAGTTCGATCCAAATATTTTTTACTCTCTTGAGTAATGACACTGCCATTGTTTCCATAAAGGTTAAATTGTATCCTCAGTGGACTCTTGTATTCTTATCCTGTTGCAGGAAATGAACCACATGTATAAACCAGGAAATGTAAATGCAGCCCCACCCATAGTAGGACCTCACCAGCCCCGGCTGGAGTGGCTGATGTGGCAGGCAGCTCAAGAGGGGCACGATCAAAGCCCCTGGTTTACAGGCCTCATACAGCGCCTCCTACAGGGCAAACCAGAGGGTGAGTGACCATGGTGGGAGTCACTGTTCTCAtaagcctacattttagacttcaAGTTGTTAACCTATTTTGTCTTTCCTGTAGTGGTTAGTCTGCTTCAGGTAGATGAAGCGCAGCACCCCTTCAGTCAGAAACCACCAGCTCTAATCAAAGCCAAGCTTTACAACTACCACTTCACAGACCCTGCCAAAGACAAGTGAGCTCCATACCTTTCTATTTTACACTCATTGACATTTATTTGGGAATAATTATTTAATGGGGAGAGTAATTTGACTGTCTCAATTATTTCATAGTAGTTTTCTGGGGAGAAAAGAAATAATGTACATTTGTGTAGTGTTATTCATGCATGGAATGCATCTCAGTGCTTCAcatgcataaaaataaatattgccaATAAAAAGGCACACAATATTAATAgaacatattttaaaacaatttcagAAGTTAAAATAGAGATTTAAATGcttaaacaattatttatttgtgttattaataaagtaaaataactgATCTGAATGAACAAAGACTATTATTCATGAGAGAGAGTGCCAGACACAATATGGCAGAATAAGTCCCGCCTTCTAAATAAGAGCCAATCACTGATTGGTAAAGTCACAGCATCACTGCAGCTGCTGTTGGACGCTTCggttgctatttaaaaaaaaagtgatttgagctttttaaaaaaacatgatttatggGACAGTTCAAGTCAGAAtttgttgctgatttgaaatgttatttaattgTGAGTTCTGCAAGCGGAAGCATTCATTCAAATAGGACTTGGTCTTGGATGCCTGAAATGGCTCCCCGTAAGCGTTGAAAATGACCACTGAGTGAACAGACTTTCCTTGAAAGGGACTTTGTAAGTATTAAAATATAGACCGTTTTCACAGATGTGTTTTCCACAATTAACACAAATCTAGCAAAGTAATTACATTTCAGAAAGCTAGGTAAtgattttttagatatttgttttagtttccATTCACCACTACAGAAGTTCACCGTCTATAACCTGACTCGGGGtccattaatattaaatatataatatttatttttattttattgtatgatAACCCATTTTGTTAATAACTGTTTTAAGTTACTTTTCATAATTTTAATGTTACATTATATACAGTTCAATTTAAATCTTTATCAATAATAGCATAatataattagattttttttggtttctttttaaattatataaatgttattcaaatttgaaaaatgtttcgttacttttgtatttttaaagatAACTGTAAATGAGATCCATTATAATTAGTATGACATTAAAAGTTTGGTGTTGAAGGGATACTTGAGCTTGCAGACGATGCTGTGGCGGTACATGTGGGGAAAAAACGGCCTTAGTCAAAATCTGCTAAGGGGTAATAATTACAACTTCTCACTATTCTTTACAACAAGATCTGCATTGTCATGTTCCTGGAGAgctactgtcctgcagagttcagctccaaccctTAATAAACACACCTGGACCAGATAATAAAGGTCTTCGGGATTACTAGAAAATTCCCGGCAGATGTTTAGAGCTGGTTGGCGCTAcactttgcaggacagtggtCCTCCAGGACCGGAGTTTGACACCTGAAACCCATTTTGCACATGTGGTTTAGATTAaagttatttttgtaataagAGACAAAAACAGTATTGTACATCTCAAGTCTTTTCctggtaaaaacaaaaaaagtcaatgAATTAGCAACAGCTGAATGTAacatttttgacaagcccaacatgttatttatttaagccacaaaataaatattctgtAAAATAAGTATAAT harbors:
- the lmf2b gene encoding lipase maturation factor 2b, with the protein product MGEVKTPRQMFLRSIALIYVCAFSSIYVQIPGLYGDEGIVPVRLQMPKVQRPLLEQLEASPSLLWLGPSLGLAPQQALELICLLGVVLSLGAVLLGPLRDSLIYLCLWALYLSLYNVGGDFLQSEWDALLLEAGFLAVLIAPLGLLLGRSPHRYHDSVTFWLTRWLFFRLTFCTGASKLASGDPAWYNLSALSHHFENLMSPTPLAWYVHQLPDWLLRLGAVVVLQCEITVPLMTFFAPIRRLRLFSFYVQLFLQLCHILTGNCSLLNLLSIALSFSLLDDDHFNSSAVPKKKKGQEKKSRTCAQTLHCVVAVLVEFAVYLFILITTVILFKLQINWENKTVSAKTSFTQTEFDEFLKHVQAPTIWIGVLSFTWEVVAAMLMCVCARGIVSKLWSLIQWAVITAAAVAIFSLSMVPYTAMSGMSVFPVVQEAYSAIEGYQLVGAYGIRHRMVSTEGRPEIILEGSYDGLKWTEMNHMYKPGNVNAAPPIVGPHQPRLEWLMWQAAQEGHDQSPWFTGLIQRLLQGKPEVVSLLQVDEAQHPFSQKPPALIKAKLYNYHFTDPAKDKTHLQAWWKRKYREEFFPIVNLEDPVLEKLLEESGLKEKLPLQPSSDTPVSQVLSLIRGHVKGLSGSLLLSSLLATLVCIFIIKAVFSWALGGKKPRPALADHKTKKTREPSETAEKSHAPSLSARGGKKDSEERRAESERSPRKRK